In a genomic window of Chrysemys picta bellii isolate R12L10 chromosome 1, ASM1138683v2, whole genome shotgun sequence:
- the RPL18A gene encoding large ribosomal subunit protein eL20, producing MKASGTLREYKVVGRCLPTPKCPTPPLYRMRIFAPNHVVAKSRFWYFVSQLKKMKKSSGEIVYCGQVFEKSPLRVKNFGIWLRYDSRSGTHNMYREYRDLTTAGAVTQCYRDMGARHRARAHSIQIMKVEEIAASKCRRPAVKQFHDSKIKFPLPHRVLRRQHKPRFTTKRPNTFF from the exons ATGAAGGCGTCGGGCACT CTGAGGGAGTACAAAGTTGTTGGGCGATGCCTTCCTACTCCTAAATGTCCAACGCCACCCCTCTATCGGATGCGTATCTTTGCTCCTAATCATGTTGTTGCCAAGTCCCGTTTCTGGTACTTTGTGTCTCAGCTGAAGAAGATGAAGAAGTCTTCTGGAGAAATTGTGTACTGTGGACAG GTATTTGAAAAGTCCCCTTTGCGGGTGAAAAACTTTGGTATCTGGCTACGCTATGATTCTCGTAGTGGAACCCACAACATGTACAGGGAATACAGGGACCTGACAACTGCTGGTGCTGTTACACAGTGCT ACCGTGATATGGGTGCCCGCCATCGTGCCCGTGCTCACTCTATTCAGATCATGAAGGTTGAGGAGATTGCTGCTAGCAAGTGCCGTAGACCTGCAGTCAAGCAATTCCAT GATTCGAAAATCAAGTTCCCTCTGCCACACAGAGTTCTGCGTCGTCAGCACAAACCACGTTTCACCACCAAGAGACCAAATACATTCTTCTAA